From the Eschrichtius robustus isolate mEscRob2 chromosome 3, mEscRob2.pri, whole genome shotgun sequence genome, the window gaggttgagaacccAGTTCTAGAGCATTCAGGCTGACGTGGGCAAACCACGAAACCAAGGCCAGCCGAACTACAGCCACAGCGCCCTGTCCTCCTGACTGTGGTTCCTTCACTGATTAAACAGCATCTGTTGGgtacacccccacccccaggcaccaGGCCTCCTCCTGGGCACAGGTTTAAAACCTCACCCCCTACACCTTGTTTCAGAAACGTTAATGGAACTGAATAACCATGAAAACAGACACGGATTTCTACGACCGGTCTGATAAAGACTCACTTTTTCTCTCTCAGGTGTCGAAGGCGATGAAACACGTTGATGACGTCCCGTATCCGTCTTGGAGCCTCTTCTATCTTGGAGGCCAGGTGAACACAGGCCATTGACACGTGCTGAAACGTAAGCGATGCAACACAGAGATGTTTGTTCCAAGGACGACAGTAGTCTCCAACAGCTAAAGAACGGCGGTTAAGAGCAGAGGGGGTGCACCCTGAGAAAAAGGCCACTTGGAAAAAACCCCTCTGCAGTACAGGGGGCTTCCCAACCCCCCAAGTACAGCGCTGCAATTGGAAGACAAGTACTCGTTCCTCTGAGCAACGGGCAACGCAACAAACCCAGGTTTCCTGTCAGCACGTTTCTGGGGGAAAGAAAGACGGAAGAAAGCCTCACCTCCATGGAATGCTTCACAAAGGACTTGGTGTAGAAGAACCGCTGGAACAACACCTGCCCGGTAGCCATAGCCACCTGCACAAGAGAAAGATTCCATCCTTTTCAAAACCCAATTCAAGGGTCTCAAAGTTAAGTTATTAGGTTTCACGAGACTCCTAACAAAGAACCAAAAACTAAAATGTTTCCGCGTCCACAAAGGCTCTTCGAGTCCCGCTGCCTCGCCTCCCTCATCACCTCCGGTGGGCGGCAGCGGGGACGCCCTGGGCCTGGGTCGGCCGGTGGGCCCGGGGCCAGGTGGGAATAAGGAGCGGGGTCGGGGTCCGAAGAGGGGATCGGCGCTGCGCCCGGGTGCCGGGCGGAGACACGGAGCGGGCTCCGGATAAGGCCCCCCCCGCCAACAAAGGGCCCGGCAGCCTTCCCGGCGCCAGTGCGGCGGTTACCTCGACCCGAGGCTCGCGGCCGCTCCCTCACCTGCGGCAGGCGGAGCAGGATGCCGGCCGCCTGAATGAGCTCGCAGCCCACCACGCGGAGGTCGGTCTCCGTGTCAGTGTCGAGGCCACTCGACATGGACGGCGTGAAGCGGAGCTTGTCGTCCGGCAGGAGGCAGTTCTCCAGCGTGATGAGCACCCCGGAGTACAGCCGGTCCCCGATCAGCACCCCCTGCGACCCGGGGGCTGTGCCACCGGAGCCCGGCGTGCCGGCCGCTGCCGCGGGGGTCGCCGGCCCCTGAGCCCCGGCCCCGGCCGTCGCCGTCGCCGCCGCCATTTTGTGCCGCCGACTCTCTCTCGGGCTCCTTCCCGGCAGGGCGGCTCCCCGCGACGCACTACGGCCGCgaccgccccgccccgccgcgtGCCATTGGTTCGACCGGCGGGCCGCCCGGCGCCCCCTTGCTGCGACTGGCTTGGCCGCCTATCCGTCAGCGGCGCGGCGGACGCCGGAACCCGGCGCGGGCGGGAGCGGGCTCGTTACCCAAGAGGCCCTGCGGCGCCGGGCTAGACCGCGGTCTCGGCCACGACCCGGAAGCACTAGTCGCAGCTGCCAGCCCCGGTCACGTTTTATGGGCTAACCGCCCCGGTCTGGCCGTGCAGTCCGCGCAAAGACCCGGGAGCTCTCTAGGTTCCCACCGCAGCCCCAGGCTCCTTAGGGGCCTGGCGGGTGCTGAGGGGGCTCAGGGGGCCCGGGGGCGACCccgggtgggcagggccaggcggGACGCCCCCTGCCCCGAGGGCCCGCGCGGCGGGGCCGGGGGGCGGCTCTCCTTCCGCCTGGATTGCGTCCTTCGGGCCAGTGGTCCAGGGCTTGAATGGAGCTGTCGGAGGTTTCCGAAGCCCCCGACCTGAAAGGATGGGCGCACGCGCTAGTAAGTTGTCctccagcccacgcccagcaGCAACGAGATGCTGTTTCCCTGAGTTAATTTGTGGCCGCCGGCGCGGTCAATTAGTCTCTAGCCTTTACTGAGTCCACGTTTTGGGGTACAGGTATTAACGACAGATTCCCAAAGTTCTCGCCTTCAGAGCTGagtccagagaggagagagagggtagCTGTAAACGTTTAATTCGATGTTTCTACAAATCTACAGCAGCTACAAAGTTGCAAGAGGCATGAGTTCCCCCAGGGTTGGGAGGAAAGGAGCCAGGTTGGGATGCCCCGGGGGCCATGGGAAGGGGCTTGGACTTTATCCTGCCAGCAGCGGGGAGCCATCCAGGGGTTTgaccctccatttcctcatctgttgtACCAGGCGCTCTCGGGATTAGTGACcgccagcttctggtggtttttaCGTCACCGGACAGCAGTGTTGTTCTCGCCTCAGCTGCGACAGCATCTGAGTTATCTAGTTATCCGTTGCTGAACAGTTGTCCCAAACTTTCACCAGTACCAGTGAAAGAACCTGTGTGAGGATGATGGGAAAGCAAGACTGGGTGAGGGggagcttggggtggggggcaggttgGAGAGGAGATTGCAGGGTAGGAGCCTCGGTGGGGGCAGGTTCAAACACTTGGGAGCTGCCAGTGATTGCACCCAACTCAATCCTGCCCAAACCCAGTGGTTGACATTGACTTTCACTCCTGCTGAGACTTGATCCTGCAGCTCAGACCTGTGCGAACTAAGTGCCAGTGTCCTGTCTTCTCTTCACCTCCGTGGGCAACATGGCTACAGTGCCCCACCTCCCCTACCCCAGCCGGCAGCTCAGGGAGGTTTCCTCTCTGCGGGCCACAGCAGCACACTGTCCAGGAAAGGAAACCCCAGGAAACAACTTGTTTCTCGTGGGCCTGCCTGGGCTGCCTGTCCATCCCCTAACAGTGATTGGCCAGAGGAGAGGGAAAAGCTGATGGCTCTAGACAGTCAGGGCCAGACTCTGGAGCTGGGGACATGGCCACAGCACAAAGGGAAACCTGGTTCTGTGGCCAGGGCAGGGGTGCCAGGAACAGCCCACAGCTGTCTGCCACGTCCCCACCTGCCTTTATCAAGATGAACGAAGAGAAGGCAGCTCCTTCACAGCAGTGCATCTTGCACAGAACTTGGTCCGCCCCGCCAGAGAGCTCTTTGTATCCTCCACCCTGTTGTTTTCAATAAGAGCCATTTTCTGACAAGGTGCGTAGTCAGGCACCGCACTCGGCATGGCAGAACAGGACTCAGCCACCCGCCTCCAAGTGCTTGGTCCAGTGGCCATGTTTGGACACAGCGACAAGGGCCAGGAGGAGAGGCCTCTTAAGAAGCCAGAGCAGTAATTGCAGCTGGAAGAGATGTTCACCCGCATGAGGATGGAGGAAAGTGGGCAGAGTGAAAAGATTTGACCGGCTCCGTACTGAGCTGGAGGTGGGTGTCTGAGGGGGGTGACttccagggcagggctggcaAAGAGTGGGGGACGGCATCACCACAGGGCCCAGCATGGGGGTTCGGAGTGCGGGCATTGCCAGGTAAATGCAGGGGTCATCAGCAAGCAGACAGCGACTGCTCTCGTGGGCCTGAAGAGCTCTCCTAGAGCACAGCGTGTgcgggagggaaggagggcagagTCCTGGAGGGAAGGGAGCGCATGGTCCTCTGGGGCAAGGGCTGACTGTGTCCCTTGGACTTGGGGACCAGGAGACGGCTTTGGTGAGAGCTGTCGGGGTGTGGCAGAGCTGCTCACAGACCCAGTGACAGGAGGCCAGAGCTGGAGGGGGCTCAGAATGCAGACGAGGCTCCCGGAGAAGGCCAAGGGGAGGCCCTGTTCCTGAGCTGGAGGGGCACACAAGTTCCCTTCCAGCCCGAGAGGAGGGTGGACGAGAGGAGGGTGGACGCCTCTGCGTGGGAGTGCTCAGAGGGGGAGGACGGGGCTGTACGGGAAGCGCAGGGCTGGCAGACCTGCTGTGAGGCGGCCCTCAGAGATTTCTGGGCTTGACTCCGGAACTAATAAAGTCAGGTATTTGGGGGAGGGGCCGAAACCCTCACATTaaggctccccaggtgatttgaTGGTCACCCTGCCTGCGGGGGGCTAAGGTGAGCCCAGGACCCGGACAGCCACCCTGCCTGCTGGTCTGGGGAGTGAGGGAGACCAGCTGGTGCTCAGTGGCTGAAGAGCTGAGCCAGGGAGTCCCTGCTGGAAaccagaggagggggagggggaggtcaaGCACCAGCAGGGCCTGGCGCCACCCCCCAGCCTGCAGAAGGATCTAGGGTTCCTAGGGAAAGCCTTGCCCTAGTTACCACCCAGCACACGGGCACTCAGGCAGAGCCCACCCAAGGTGTCTGTGCCAAAGAACGCAACTCACAACGTTGCGTTTGCGTTCCACACAAACTTTATTTACACAATCCATGTGAGATTTCTGAACCCGTGCCAAAAGAGGCAAGATAAGGCCTTTTCTCTCAGGCCTGTTACTGAAATGTAAATTaacacaaatgcaaatcaaacttacTCACTGTTGACAAATAACTCTTAGTCCCTATTTTAGTGTAATCATcacatgagggaaaaaaaaaacttttcctaaGATGCTCCGCCTCAAAGGGCAGTGGGTGTCAGCATCCCCCTCAGAGGTGCTGTACCACCCTGGAAAAAATGCCTTCGGGCTCCTTCCCGTCCCCCAAGGCAGCAGCAAATCCTTCCTGTCTCCTCCTTTTGGCCAAAGCAGCCAAAGATTTAAAAGTCTTTGGTTCGTAGATGGCTAGATCTGCAAGTACTTTCCTGTTGAGCTCCACCTGGCACTGGGAAGAAAATCAGAGCCTGTATCAGCATCAGAAATGCATTTCAGTGAAACACAGGAAGACTCGGAACACGGCTAAGCACCCTGTGATTTGAATCACCTTAGCACACACCACTTGAGCAccagtgggggagagggagtggtGACTCCAGTTCAAGCAGGACATGGGAgaagaggggtggggggcagggggggaacCAAGGGTTGTCAGCCAGACTTCTGGCCTGGGGTACCCTTTAAGGCAGCTGGGAAGAGGAAACCACAATTCCCATTTCACAAACGATGAAAAATGAGACACAGAAAAGGTGTGTGAGGCACAAGCAGAGGAACTAACATCAAAACCGGGCACTCCTTACTTCCATGAGAGAACCAAAGTCATCTATCGAGTGAAGCAACAGAAAACGGACAGACAGTGCCAGTGAGTCTGGGGTGCAGGAAGAAGGGGGGATGGTGTCCTGGCATCAAAGGCAGCTGTGCAGGAGGAGTCAGTCCTGTTCTACCACCTGGGACCCCTGTGCTGCGGGCAGAGTCTCTCTCCTTTTGAGCCTAGTTCCCCATCAGTAGAATGGAGGTGTCGCACCTACACTTACCCCGAGGATCTTTGTAAAGTGCCagacacagggcctggcacaaggACCCATTCCCCctagctttttaagaaaaaacttaAATGCACACAAAAGCAGAGGGAATAGCATACTCACCAGATGCAAGTGACCAAGATTCTGTGGCACATGCTTGCTCTATCCCTGCCAAGATGTTTCCCTCCTTTTTGACTATGATTCAACTTGATCTGCTACCTCACCAGAATTCATTCAGTGTAAAAACTTTGAAATTAAACTTTAAAGTTAAAGCCAAGTTTTTctacctttttctcttgatggggAAACACCAGGGCTTATGTCTTGGTGCCACAGACCCTATTAGCAATTCCGCTACCAGCAGGGCAGCGGCAGAGCCAGTGTGGCGAGTCCCCGAACCCACCAGAACCCCACTCCAAGAACGAAAGCAGTGTTGGGCTGTGAACACTCCACTGCCCGCGCTGCTGGACCACGGCAACTGGACAGGTTATTAAGACGTTTAACGTCTCGGCAGGACCACATCCTCGACCATACCTTAATCAAGTTGAGGATGAATGCTGGGTACTTCAGGCCGTGTTCCTGGGAAGCAGCTGTAACTCGACTGATCCAGAGCTGAAATGAGAAACACTGAGATGCTTAAGAACCAGTTGTATGTTACATCCACACCTCCCAGCTAAGGTTGTCACTGGACTAAAAGATTGTTCTTGTAAGAACAAATACAAAAGTCAGTGTCCTATTCAGGCTGAAGTACAAACAACAGTGAGCAAAAGCTGATGCTCTTTATCCAAATGCCGGCTGTAAAGCATTAACTCCACACACATCTTTAGGCGCTGAAGGAGGATACAAAGATGAGCAAGATATTCTGGGGCAGACACAGCTCCGGGCGTAGCAAGGGTCCAGGTGGAAGCTTCAGGGAGGTGAAGGCCTGGAGGAGAGGAGGCAGGGACTTCAAGAAAGGCCAGGCTGGCGAGGCAGCGGCGTCCGCTCCAGGCGCAGCGAGAGATCTGAGCGCTGCAGGGGAAGCCGGGctggggaagctctgcgtgcatCTGTCCAACAGGTACCGTGTGAGGCTGCCGCGCCGGACCCGCTGCCACCCTCGCGCCCCCGACACCCGCACACCGCATCGGGCCCAGCCGGTGCTCACGGGGCTGCGCGCGAACCGCGTGCACAGGAGCGGTTCGCCGGGCCCGGTCCACCTGCGGCCGCGAGGCCCCGCGGGTTCGGGaaggcgggggcggcggggcgagGCCGAGCGGGCCGCGCTTACCATCCGCAGGTTCCTCTTCTTCAACCTGCGGGCTCGGGTGCACTGCACGAACGCTCGCGTCACAGCCCTGACTGCCAGCCGGTAGCACCGATTCTTCCTCCCCCGGAAGTGCTGATCAAGAAACGGGAGAGGAGGCGGTCGGCGTGGCCCGCGCGCGCCGGGCCAGGCGGGGGCGCGGGGCGCACGGCATACTCACCCGCGCGTGCTTCAGCACCTCCTGGACCCGCCAGTAGCGGTCGGTGACGCGGTTCCGCAGCCAGAGCTGCGCCGTGAGGAAAACCATGGCGCCCGCAGCCCGCGCCTCTGCTCACCAAGGTGAGCGTCGCGCCACCGccgccaccccccgccccagcgATTCCGGGtcagctcctccctcccccaggggaACTTCCGGGTCACTGCGCGTGCGCCCTGGGTCCACGCCGCTATCCCTCTCCTGTGCGCATGCTCGAGCTCAGGGGGCGGTGCCGGGGCTGGGCAGGGCCTAGGCGGTGGAAGAAAGGATCccgtcccccaccccgccccccccccccccccccccccggcagcAGCTTGAGGGCGGGCCGCCGAGGGTGGCGTCCTGCGGAGCGGAGCTGGGAAGCGCTGCCTCCCACCGAGGGGCCTGGTCCTCTTTACGCCGCGGAGctgtgcactttatttttttaataaatttatttatttattttggttgcactgggtcttcgttgcggtgcgtgggcttctcgttgaggtggcttctcttgttgtggagcacgggctctaggcgggcgggcttcagtagttgtggctcacgggcttcagtagctgtggctcgcgggctctagaccgcaggctagtagttgtggcgcacgcgcttagttgctccccagcatgcgggatcttcccggaccagggctcgatcccgtgccccctgcattggcaggcggattcttaaccactgtgccaccaaggaagccttcCATAAATGTTTATAAGCACATTATTGGGGTTTTCTTCTGGTCCATTTGAAAGGAACTTGGAGATAGCTAAATACTTCactgtgtatttcctaagaacaaggacattctcttacaaATCCCAGCACcatgatcaaaatcaggaaattcaaCATTAATGCAAGACTGCTCTCTGGTCCACAGTCTGCATTCCAGTTCGGTCACATATTCTTACCGCTTTTTTCCCTGTCCAGGATCACGCACCGTGTGGAGTTCTTATGTCTAATTTTCAGTGTTaacctggaacagttcctcagcctttctttgtctttcttgacTTTGGAATTCTTGAAGAGTACAGGCTACCTACTTTGTAGAGTGCCTCTCAATTTGAgtctgtctgatgtttcctcgtgATTAGAATCAAGTTACACATTTGTAGCAGAATACTGCAGAAATTATATTGTGTCCTTCTCGGTGCGTGGCACCAGGAGGCCATGATGGCAGCTTGTCCCAACACGGGTGATGTCAGCTTTGACCATTTGGTTACGGTAttgtttgccaggtttctccaccgCGTTTACGTTTGAACTAACACATAGTTTGTAGTGAAATACTTCGGGAGTCATCACAGGCTCTCCTGTCAGCAGATGTTGAGGTAGGAGCACAGAGGTGTACTATTTTGTGCCTGTGAAAGAAGGAGGATGCAGACCGGACAGCATCTTGGCCAGCCCGACAGTTCTGGAGCAAAGACTGCCTAGTAGGGAAGCCTTGTGTTGGGCAGAAACGGCCAGACCCCAGCACCTGTGCTGTGCTCAGCCAGCGTCTGGGGCTGCTGGGAAAAGCGTGCCATCGGCTGAAACGCTGCTGCGGACCTGAAGCCCCACAACACGTGGGGCCTCGAATGGACATGTGAGCAGCTCCTCCGTGGCCGCTGTGCTCCGAGGCTACCTGCACTTACTCATGCGTCTATCATTGACTTTGTAAGTCTTTCCATACTTACTGGCATTCTCCTTAAAGAAAAGCTTTCCGTTGGAGGGCACGCAGAGGGTGGCGGTCCGTGACAAAGGAAGTGGTGACCGAGCCAGGCAGAGGGATTGGCAAGTGCGAGGCCCAGTGTGGGCGAGGTCAACAAAAGGCCAGAGTTGTGGGAGCGGAGCTAGTGCAGGTCCAGGGCCGTGAGCAAGTCAGAGGCTGGAGACGGAGGCTGGTGAGGACGCAAGGGCCCTGGAGGTCTAGGAAGGACTGTGATGTCCCGGGtacctgggcttcctcacagcatggtggccacAGGGCAGGACCCCGGAACCTGGTCGCCCTCTCAGCCCGCCCTGGAAAGTCACACAGCATCGAGTCAGCAACGCTTGGGAGCCGGACCAGTCACAAAAGTCCACTCAAGAGGCGGAGACCCAGACTCCAGCTCTGGATGGCAGGAACAAGGGGATCCCACTGGAAGGAGCACGTGTGACGGGCCAGGTCGCTGGGGCATCTGTGAACAACACTGTACACCACATCTGGTCTACGCTTTGTGAAAGGGAGCCACTGGGGGATTGTGCAGGAGAGTGAATAGGATGATGGCTACTATTCTGAGAACAGCCCCTTGGGAGTCAAGGGATCAGGCGAGAAGACCAGTTAGCCTGGGGGCTGGCCTGGTTACGGCAGCATTCCAGGCAAGGCTGACGGTGGCCTGGACGTGGTGGATGTAGCGGGGGAGGTGAGAGGCAGTCGGGCTGTGGGTGTGCTCTGAGGTCGAGCCCACAGGCTGTGCTGGAGGCTGGCTGGAGGTCCATCCTGCAGCTTTAAAAACcaccccaggacttccctggtggtccagtggttcacactccacgcttccactgcagaggactcgggtttgatccctggttggggaactaagatcccgcaggtcCCACAGGCCACTCGGCGcgcccaaaagaaaacaaaaacaaaacaaaaaaaacccacctttACTCTGAGGACTCCAGAGATGTCACTCCAGGCCTCAACTTTGCCCCATTCTCGTCTCCTGTGCATCTGCTCTCCCACCCGCCCCTCCACCTCGGGCTCAGGCCCCGCCAGGAGTCATCGTTATGTCTCcctttccctgcccctccccacatccaGCCATCAGCAAGTCCAGAGGGCTGTGCCCACAGAGCCGTCCCAATTCTGCCTGTCTCTCCCGCCGCCACCATCTCACTGGCCTCCTGGGTTTCCTTTCCTAGTTTCAGTCCACTCTGCACTTGCAGGCCCCGTGAGCCAAAAGACCGTGTCACGTGAGCTCACGTTCCCCAAAGGCTTCCGTCGTCTTGGGGGTAAAATCCAAGTGCTCCCAGGGTCCCCGGACAGAGGCGCTGATTTAGCAAGACGGCTCTCACTTTCAAAAGATGAAATCTGTCCTCTAAAGCTGTTCTTCCAGAAAAATCTTATAAGGACATTGATTTTCTATGAGGATGCAGGTGTGGACAATCAGAGACAACTGTCACTCTGTATCTGTTGTACTACAGGATTTTTAATTTACAGAGATGGCTGAGTGATGACAGGGAGAGGCTAAAGCTATTGAaagcaggtttttgttttttttttttttggctgtgttgggtcttcgttgccgcgcacggtggctttctctagttgtggcgagcggggcctgcttttcgttgcggtgcacgggcctctcattgcggtagcttctcttgttgcagagcatgggctctaggcacgtgggttcagtagttgtggcgcacgggcttcagcagttgtggcttgcaggctctagagcgcagcctcaatagttgtggcgcatgggcttagttgctccgcagcatgtgggatcttcctggaccagggctcaaagctgtgtcccctgcattggcaggcggattcctaaccactgcgccaccagggaagcccctgaaagcaGATTTTTATGCCTTACATTTCCTGAGGGGAGGGCACACCACGCCCCACAGGGACACAGGCAGAAGCAGCAGTGTCGATCGGGAGGCAAGAGCAGGGGCCCGGGGAAGGCTCAGGCCTTTATTGGGGTTCCTGCGGAaaaggcagggcagggcagggaaacAGTTTCTGATTGGTTTGTTTGATAATCCAGTGGGCCTTGGTGCACAGAGGCAGGCCTGGCCCTGGATGACTTCAGGCAGAGGGATGTCAGCTGGGCATGTGAGAGAAGGCAGCCGTTCAGGGCGTGGGTAGGGACGGCAGGGGAGAGGAGGACAACTGGCCGTTCGTTTGGCCCTGTCATTAGTGAGTGGGTGCCAAGAGACAAATACTGAATCTAAGGAAACACAGTAAGAGTGCCAGTGTGCCTGGTGGGAGCACCGAGGCTGACACCCCGATGGGGGACGGACAAACGGGAGCCCATCGGGTTTTGGTCAGTTCTGTGGCCACGACTCAGTCTCTCTGCCAAAGAGCGTGCACAGGGCTGGAGCTGCAGGGCTGACGTGGCCCTGGGAGTCTGGAATGGTTCCAGGTCAGCCCCACGCTTCTTGCTGGGTCTCCAGCCACTGCTTCCTTCTCCTCCAGGGACCTCTGGGGTGTTCTCCCGTGCACCCTGGCAGGTGGCCTCAGACCAGCGGAGAGGAGCCTGCGTGCCCTGAAGGCCGTGGGAGCCTGGAGCCTTTGGTCCTGCTCTGGCCCTGCAGCCCTGGGGCCCTGTGCCCCTAGGACTCCTCCTGCTCTCCACAGACGGCAGGCCCCAGGTCCTGGGCCACCTCCCCCCACTGCATCCCCTGGGTGGGGCTGGCCCCTCGGCTCAGCAAAAGCTCTGCGGTGGAGCCGTGGCCGCGCTCCACGGCAAGATGCAGGGGGGTCACGTGGAGCCAGCCAGCAGCGTTGACCTTCGCACCCCTGGCCAGGAGGTGGCCGGCGACCTCCATGTGGCCTCCCCGGGCAGCGTGGTGCAGGGGGGTGAGGCCCAATGTGTCCCGAGCGTCCACCTCTGCTCCCCAGGCAGCCAGCAGTTGGACGGCGAGCAGATGTCCACCAGCAGCAGCCCTGTGGAGTGCAGAGCGGCCGTGCCTGTCCTTGAGGCTTGGGTCGGCCCCGTGCTCAAGCAGCATCTCCATGTCCTAGAAGagaagggggcaggggcagggctggcctgGGCGGGCCACACAGTGCTCAGCTGCCCTCAGCGCCCCCTTTCTCCACGCTGCTTCCTTATTTGGTGCCGCCTATGGCACCTGCTGGGGCTCTACTTGGAGACCCCACTTGCCCCCTAATGGTCCTGAGCCGCCTGTGGCCCCTCTGCAGCGCCCGGGGCCTGGCTGGACTCAGGCCCGCGGccggtgcccaataaatatttggtgctgCCGGCCCAGCGCCCTCCCTGGGCTTCCAAGAGCTGGTTACCAAGGGGAGTGACGTCAGGGCGGCACTCAGGGCCCTGGTGCCcggcccctccccaccacccacacGATCACTCCGGGGGCCGGGCCGAGACGTACCTGCCGGCGGCCCAGGTCGGCCGCGACACCCAGCGCCGTGGCCCCCGCGCCGTCCCGGGTGTCCACCCGCGCCCCGTGCGTCAGGAGGAGGCGCAGCGCTGCCGACTGCCCGGCCGCGGCCGCCACGAGCAGGGCGCCGTCCAGGCCCGCGCCACCGCCCGCCGCCAGCAGCTCGAGCACCGGCAGCCGGCCGCCCGCGGCCGCCCAGTGCGCCGCCGTCCAACCGCGCGCGTCCGCCGCCGCG encodes:
- the CCNL2 gene encoding cyclin-L2 isoform X4 — encoded protein: MAAATATAGAGAQGPATPAAAAGTPGSGGTAPGSQGVLIGDRLYSGVLITLENCLLPDDKLRFTPSMSSGLDTDTETDLRVVGCELIQAAGILLRLPQVAMATGQVLFQRFFYTKSFVKHSMEHVSMACVHLASKIEEAPRRIRDVINVFHRLRHLREKKKPVPLLLDQDYVNLKNQIIKAERRVLKELGFCVHVKHPHKIIVMYLQVLECERNRHLVQTSWVASEGK
- the MRPL20 gene encoding large ribosomal subunit protein bL20m isoform X2, translated to MVFLTAQLWLRNRVTDRYWRVQEVLKHARHFRGRKNRCYRLAVRAVTRAFVQCTRARRLKKRNLRMLWISRVTAASQEHGLKYPAFILNLIKCQVELNRKVLADLAIYEPKTFKSLAALAKRRRQEGFAAALGDGKEPEGIFSRVVQHL
- the MRPL20 gene encoding large ribosomal subunit protein bL20m isoform X1; protein product: MVFLTAQLWLRNRVTDRYWRVQEVLKHARHFRGRKNRCYRLAVRAVTRAFVQCTRARRLKKRNLRMMHAELPQPGFPCSAQISRCAWSGRRCLASLAFLEVPASSPPGLHLPEASTWTLATPGAVSAPEYLAHLCILLQRLKMCVELMLYSRHLDKEHQLLLTVVCTSA
- the ANKRD65 gene encoding ankyrin repeat domain-containing protein 65 isoform X2, producing the protein MDSRVSEPRKQDLTEAGAEQELRWLELGSEEAPGAGTEGPSAPQAWGRLLQAVWKGHVGLVTQLLRQGASVEERDRAGRTPLHLAVLRGHVPLVRLLLQRGGRAVAADRAGRTPLHEAAWHGPSRAAELLLRRGASANACCEAGLTPLHWAAALGRTLLARRLLDAPGPGPAAADARGWTAAHWAAAGGRLPVLELLAAGGGAGLDGALLVAAAAGQSAALRLLLTHGARVDTRDGAGATALGVAADLGRRQDMEMLLEHGADPSLKDRHGRSALHRAAAGGHLLAVQLLAAWGAEVDARDTLGLTPLHHAARGGHMEVAGHLLARGAKVNAAGWLHVTPLHLAVERGHGSTAELLLSRGASPTQGMQWGEVAQDLGPAVCGEQEES